The Silene latifolia isolate original U9 population chromosome X, ASM4854445v1, whole genome shotgun sequence genome contains the following window.
TGCGATGTGGTTgttgattgctaaaggtaggtttttctACACAGTACTGTTGGTTGGTTGTCATGTGTGGTGCGTGGTATTTTTGGTGTGTAATGGTATTATTGTATTTGTGTGCGGGGTGCATCTCTGGCTGAGAggagtcatcatcgggaatggcttcacgccctttattcgccccttgtggtttctgtcacaaggaggatgtgcacattaagtgacatgggttattcgctctgtggttttgagcggggcttaggtggtaaggctgcggtccccgctggcggtgtggattactggttgcgactggTATTCTGGCTGGTCTGTACCTTCGtgttagtcaggtgattggtggaTTATTGGAGCGGAGACTTGTGCTTGTGTTGTACTATGTTTGTAtgttgttcttcagttactgaccttgtgtggttttgtctgtGTTTCTTTCTTGTTATGTGCATGcggtgatccactatggtgagcagtcagtcttagcaggtgttgatatatgGAGCTTAACGGGGTGCGTTGGAGGGACGTGTCTTACACCGAGTCTTGGCATGGATAGTCTCACAGTAGTTGTTTTGTTTCATCAGTTGTATTTTTCCTTGTTGAGATAAagcttataatttttttttggtggaaatgtAAGTAATATTAAGCTCATCCCAAAACGAGATTGGTCACCATAGTACAACCTATCCAATACAAACTACTCCTGCCCAATACATTAAGCATAGAATACACCAGGATTTCATAATTCTTACATTAAACCTCTCTCACGACACCAGTTTACATCAGCTTGTGATAACGTGTAGCAGTCCTAGTATACATCAAAGCACCTCTACCAGCCTCCTGAACTGCATTCAAAATAATCTTGGGATGCATCTCCTTCTGTTCCATCCTGCTAATGTTACGAGCATACCAAATTTGGTAATGAGTTGCTATCACCAACGAACATAAAAGCTTTCTCATAAACCCAGAAACTTTCCTGAGCTTCATCATCTCCTCAGCTGTACCAGGTTGCCTAGGTTGTAGGTTGATCCAATTGTGCAGCATTCTAAAGCACATACACGTGAACTTGCAGTGAGTAAACAGATGATCATGGTCCTCAGCCTGATCTCCACACAAGAAACACATTTTCTGATCAGTTATCCCCATTCTACCTAGCCTATCCAAAGTTAAAAGCCTTTTATGTTTGAATAAAGCTTGTAATTAACTTAATAGTTGTTTTATTGACGTTGTGAtatactattcctcgggcaaccgagatggtaatgcccgtatctgttagggaaggtcttgttaaggctccttggtagatgggggtgttacaacttttACCTACTCATAGAGTTGTGTTTAGATCCGTTTTAGAATTATATTAGTTTAAAACCGCCTTATACGTGACTTAATATTTGGATTAACTAGAGAATGAAGTATTCAAAGAGATTCTAGATAAGGATAAGTCATACAGATACAGGTTCCAAGCGATTCATAGTCAAACAGAAGTCAAAAATGATTTTTCTAGAAATTTCATTTATCGATTCTCAATTAAAAACCcgaatatgaatattaattagtTTGTGTTGGAAACAATATTTCGAgataaaatagaaaataaaataaaagataaatgaaataaaatttaaTTGAGAAAAACAAAACATCTATACTTAGATCTGTAATctaattatttatttaaaataaacTAATTTAACATCTTAAACTTAATAACAGTAATGACttgattttacaagtttaacaCAGATTATATAGTTGTAATAAAATAATCACTTAAATAGATTACCGGGTAAGTAGCTGAGAAGCAGGTACAAAGTAATTAAATAATCACTTTAATAGATTAACGGGTAAGCGGGTGAGAAACAGGTACAACACCAAATTCACCCTTGCCTACCAGTCATGGCGGGGGTACAATAATTGTTATAACCATAATTGTTCCACGGACAATTATAAGGGTACTTTAATTTGAGGTTCCTAGCATATTAGGGGCATATGACACAGAAAATTGAGCTTAAAGTCATTTCTAAATGCTTCGCTTGATATTAAGTATACTCTTTAATCATATAACACACAATATTATTCGATGCAAATATATATTTTACAAATATTTTTTGATATCATACGTCATATcaatcccgtgaatttcacgggtttaaacctaATGTTTGATTTTTTCCTTGTATGAGAGTGCTTTGTAGAATCTTAATAGCATGTTTGTGTTGAGTTAGACGCAAAGCGAAATCTTTGTGGCGACTTTAGGTTAATCTATGAGATTAGTATTAAACCTAGGCTAATTACGTGACCCATTTTTTGTTAACCCCATAACCTTGCTTACCTCACTCAAGTGAACTCTAACAGCCTAGTTTTTAGTATATTGTTTACAATCCTTGTAGTTTAATATTGCTTTTCATTCGCTTTAGTTACAACTTAGTTCATCATATCATCTCTTTCGTTTGCTTGACTAAATTGAGACCGAAACAAACTAAGTATAAACCCCCGCCCGCCATCTTTGCAAACGATCCTGATTTATACTACTTAAATTGGGTTAttctataaattgtttttgataaGGGGATGACGATAAAAGCCAatatcaaaatggcgtcgttgccgacGATGGCGTTAGGTTAATGCTTAGTTAGTTAaagtcttagctttagtctttaTTAGTTGTTTTCTTGTTGAATAGTGACTTGTTTCTTGTAGAGTGAGTGTGTTGTTGTTTACCCCTAGTGCCTAAAAATactaggagactaacggtttATTGAAGTGTATGCCTAGAGGAAACGGTAATCCTTTGCTTAATGATCCGGAACCAGAAAGgctttgataaggctaaagtcgtatcacctatatcaaattaatcctaaattactactaactggtaTGGCAACAAATCGAATCCACAGGAAGGCGgtaattattatatttattaatttttttttttttggtacaaataTTTGTTAATATTTAAGTCCGTCTTAAAGTAACAGTTTCTTGAAAATTTTCTTGTTTGATTACTtaaactaattgcaataaagtaaataaaacaaattcaataaTAAAAAGGAATTCTatgggatcgggttcactaggtagtcatctaggggtgagatttaattcattgattgagcaattatATTGTTTAAGGCCAGAAGATAGGTCGATTCTATTATGTCCTTtggatctaaacttaacatgcggtCGATATCATTTAGTCAGTTCATTCAATTGGCGCGGCCTATACTAATCTTAACCcagtcggtgaaaatcctagtttgcaagACGAATTAACCAATTCTGATAAGTAATTAATCAATTAGAAGTAAgacaacaattaaacaacaattaagagaaatttaacaatcaattcattaattaaccccTTTCTAACAACCTATATCCCCTTTACCTAATATAAATTAGTTATTCATAAATCGAAATAAACAAGTACAAATAATAATTGAATATATAAGTAAAataaagagaagggaagaaaAACTTAGACTTGAATTAAATTATAACGAAAGAACATGAATCAAGAACAATCGTACGTACGTGAAAGAAAAGCCATCGAACTGGAAAAGTAAAACCTAAAACTAATATAATCTTCCGTTATTCCCAAATTCTAAGTGGGATAGATGCCCCAATAATAAATCAACCCCACCTTTAATACTAAgtgggattagcccgtcacaagcaagacgcttgtATGATTAATTATGATTCCCTTCAACGTTGTCTTTCTATCCAAGCACAAATTTTGTGTGTAAAATTACTTGATGGGCAACTACGTCATTAGCTCCGTAATTTCGTCAGATTTGAAAAgcaattctaaatacaaaacttgCATTTCTTGACccgtgatacgtgcattttatatagtctttttagcctattttatgcacgtatttctatgcttttatcgtggttttatgctacgaaatgccccgaatatgctactttggtgtattttgtcttaattgcaggaatgaaccagaagtagcgaaatcaagccatttaccactcatttagcatgcatttggaggaagagtggatttggagcgggaaatgttgctgtcttgggatgcgtgaagctatttcgggagctaaaaggacaagtcaagtcaaactaacgagaatcacaagctgctgaagtcaagatccactcgatcgagtgttttataggtcgatcgagtggttaggattcaataataagtcgatcgagtggttagtttactcgatcgaccagtcctctttatgcatttactcgatcgaggacattctaggtcgatcgagcaggtttttgtgttaagttcactcgatcgagtgacttagttggtcgatcgagtgggttcgcTGACgcgttgggcttttaagctttaattcgttaattaggtttaaccCTACtcttaatttcttataaataggagttagggatgtcatttgtaatcatcgaaCAATGGAGGACCCATCCAGGGACCACGTTACTCTTTCCCctttctctatacactgttacttttgttcttcttcatttccggatctcttAATTCAGTAATTATTctacctttctctctttttaatttaatgtttattattctcaTTTCCTTTATTCCTGTTTCCCTTAtttttatgcgtagctaattccccatagtatgttaggattagggaagccgtggtagcaatgttttaactgtattaattagattagtcttgcgatagaattgtattaggcaatttaattgttatcaggtcgaatgagtGACATGCAGGAGACCCATAAaattagttaaccccgacctagatcgaaagattggaagggaaggcttgcttagttacgatagggtattgcagtgagggcgaaggttaagctgtttacactctagggcggtttaaggaccgaaaggtgacgaccatagctcttcttatcaatagtctaatcgccttaatattcccgatagtataagatctgatagctgccacggtggaccgactcctagcatactcccttctctcttgctgttaatttctcttatttatttccctcgctttagtctttagtttagaatatcaattcaaaacccccacactgtgacaccctgacagaccgaattagacagatagatagcaacttagcctccctgtggagatcgaccctacttgccgctgacttctgttagcagtaatctaggtattttatttttggtgtagaaacgaccgcatcaaattttggcgccgttgccggggaggcgacgctttttatctgttttattttgtttgtcctttcgcctcaagggaagactaagtaccttgaggctgttcttatctttctctttagtctttgttttgataggctcacaggtttattagacaggctaagggagattatcgaagggaaggcttgagtaccttcgatccctcttgccaagatgacatccgtttcccgactaattgctcggtTTGAAGCCCAAGTGAGAACcccgctagttgggaaaggaagaaatcttggggatgtggtcttcttgagcacaatgcggtagttgtgccgccacatccaccccatcaatggccaccgcaagaagatcctcgtgatatagagaaaaaagaaaccgcggagctgaaatccttaattcTGGAATTTGGTAGACATGTGGGTGCTCAAGTCACCGAAATTGCTGAGTTACAGTCcgaaattgctcggttaacagctGGGTTGGATGAACGGAAATCAAAAGAGGTgtgcttgaccaagagcggtttttcccatgaagaacccgcgttgcccaatgctgaaaatgatttctatatttcggatgacgactttctatcgtatttccagaaCGTATGCAGGGAtgtcagcgctgtacaggaagaaagtcctcgatcgagtaacatctcttctcgatcgagtgacatacatgaggaaagtgctcgatcgggtgaacattctgctcgatcgagtgacggacAGGagtatagtactcgatcgagtgattgtgttactcgatcgagtgaggtcttgaaggaacttggtcgatcgagtgagcaatTTGCTCGAttgactgaattggccattgatGGGAGCTtttattcgtcacttgggttcatattggatgacgggtttgacgatgatgaggattacggtgaacctcccttattcacagccgagttagatacacttgaagctgcgatttacgggatggattccactgaggaggttgatgaagaagcggctgagacggtaattgttcctagcacggatgaggtaatccattcctttgtcagtgattccgttgttgagagcaaccaacctgaggtagtaaacaaTAACTTTATTATTGTTCGTTTTAATAGTATATTGCCTCGATTGACTCGCGCTATTTCTTTTAAGGTTATACCTCCTCTCATGtggtcgattaatttaaagatttttcaccgtccttatcatttcaagttcATTAATCTGAGATGATACCCTATTTCATTGACGACTGCTCCCgcactcctatattttgtggataaatttaggagctcacataggaaatttgttagacttaaatgcttacataatttcatttcctatttctgtattccactttggtgctacttatgctgttgtgtagcacatgcgcagctatttgacaggttgctgcgcgctttgagctgttttgatcgtgatcattagagaggctcgaaggaaagaaggtcgagctgggacctgactgaagctagcgctacccgggaggcaacccggagattttattttgtttttatttcattttcagttgtaataaatggttcttataccataaaactttctcagtatgcttgttttggttagttgcgggctgttttaattgcattttgcaggaattcatcgagcatcactcgatcgagtggttttgcctactcgatcgagcactgtagctaagggattcactcgatcgagtgattaatcattcgatcgaccacctgcagaaacattaccactcgatcgaccacatcaccactcgatcgagcagtttttgagcgcccattcactcgatcgaccactgttggacggatatcgagtgtatttgacttggattagcttcctgagacggttttccgggcccttagcaacctcccatgttcatggtcggtttggggaggtccctttattcgcactatcttgtgagttttccgcttttactctctttctccttcagtttgcatttcctttccatgttttggtacaatgggggcattgtacggtttggtctggggaggttatgcatccatatccgtgtctgcataccgtttttattgcatttctgttatcacgtttaatttatgatTGCATCGttgcttattttcataaaatccaaaaatcccataaaaattaaaaaaattgttaaaaaaattcaaaaaaatttcacgtttattttagcatataggttgagtcg
Protein-coding sequences here:
- the LOC141619331 gene encoding uncharacterized protein LOC141619331; the protein is MGITDQKMCFLCGDQAEDHDHLFTHCKFTCMCFRMLHNWINLQPRQPGTAEEMMKLRKVSGFMRKLLCSLVIATHYQIWYARNISRMEQKEMHPKIILNAVQEAGRGALMYTRTATRYHKLM